DNA from Nitriliruptor alkaliphilus DSM 45188:
TCGGCGATGTCGGCGTGGGCATGACCGGCGAAGACCTCGCCCGGGTGTTCGAACCCTTCTGCCGCAGCGGGAACGTGCTGGTCCGCGAGACGCGTGGCATCGGTCTCGGGCTGGCCCTCGTAGCCGCCTTGGCCGAGACGGCCGGCATCCGGCTGCACGTGGCCTCCGAGCCGGGAGCCGGGACCACCGTCACCCTCACGGTCCCCGGTGCCGTGGCCGCGGCGAGGAGACTGCACCTCGCCACCCGGTAGGTCGGCGTGCTCGCCGGCGGATCGGGACGCGGCGGTGCGCGCAGGCCGGCCACCAGGCGGAGCGACGGGAAGGTTGCGGGCGCAACCGTCGTTTCCCACGGCACCACCGCCTCCACGCGGGGCGCCCACTGAGGAGACCGCCGTGCCCGCCGTCACCGTCGCCGATCTGCTGACGCTTCCGCGCGTCCCGGAACCGAGCGGCGCCGCGGTGACCCGGCCGCTGCGTTCGCTCACCACGGCGCCACGCGGGTTCGAGGGGGAGGGCTTCCCCGTGCGGCGGGCCTTCCACGGCGTCAGCCTCACCGACCTCGACCCGTTCGTGCACCTCGATCAGATGGGCGAGGTCGAGTACGCGCCCGGCGAACCGAAGGGCACCTCGTGGCACCCGCACCGCGGGTTCGAGACCGTGACCTACATGCTCGACGGCGCGCTCGAGCACGGTGACTCGCACGGCGGTGGTGGCCTCATCACCGACGGCGCGACCCAGTGGATGACGGCCGGGTCGGGGATCCTCCACATCGAGGCCCCACCGGAGGAGGTCGTCGCCCGGGGCGGGTTGTTCCACGGGTTCCAGCTGTGGGTCAACCTCCCGCGTGCCCGCAAGTGGGAGGCCCCCCGCTACCAGGACCTCGATGCCGGCCGGGTCACGCTGCTGACCTCACCCGACGGCGGAGCGCTGCTGCGCCTGATCGCCGGCGACCTCGCCGGCCACGCTGGACCAGGTTCGACCTACACGCCGATGGCGATGGTCCACGCCACCCTCGAGCCCGGGGCGCGGCTGCGGTTGCCGTGGCGCCCCGACTTCAACGCCCTCGTCTACGACCTCGCGGGCCGCGGCACCGTCGGCGCCGAACGGCGGCCGATCGAGCTCGGTCAGCTGGCGGTGTTCGGGCCCGGCGATGTCGTCGAGGTCGCCGCTGCGCCGTCGCAGGAGAGCCGGGCGCCCAAGCTCGACCTGCTCATCCTCGGCGGTCAGCCGATCGGCGAGCCGGTCTTTCACTACGGCCCGTTCGTGATGAACACCCGCGCCGAGGTCCAGCAAGCGCTCCTCGACTTCCAGCAGGGTCGGTTCGGTCGTTCCCCCGCGGCCCACACCTGACCCGCGCCGACGAGGGCCCGACGTCTCCGAGCGTCGGGCCCTCGCCGTGCCGTGGGGGCACCCCTGGGACCCTGGTCACGGATGTCCTCGCGGTGCTGAAGTCGACGCGCCGGCGACCGACTGGCTGTGACGGCATCCGGCGCACGACGCGCCGACCGTGGATACCAACCTGGACCGGGAGTCGAGCGATGTCGCGCACGTTCACCTTGAAGCAACGGCTCATCGGGGCGTTCGCCGTCGTCGTCGTGCTGTTCGCAGGGGTGCTCACCTACAACGTCTGGACGATGGCCGCCATCAACGACAGCGTCGACGAGCTCGTCGATCAGACGGCGACCCTCGATGCAGTCCAGGCGGCCGAGAGCGCGGCGCTGAAGATCAACCGGCACGCCCTGCGCGTGGTCGCCATGGCCGACGCCGACCGGGTCGCGGATCAGCGCACCCAGGCCGCCGCGGAGAAGGAGAGGGCCGTCGCCGCCGTCGCGGCCCTGCGGGCCGCTGCGACCGCGGATGACCTCCCCCTGATCGAGACGTTCGAGGCGCGGTTCACCGAGGCGGACGAGCTGTTCGGCGTGCTGTTCGCCAGCGTCGAGGCAGGGGACGTCGGGGCGGCCCAGGATGTCGTGCGCGAGCGTTGCGTCGAGGTCTCTGCCGCGCTGAACGACGGCACCGTGGCGCTCGTGGAGCACTTCGAGGCGAAGACAGCCGCCACCGCTGCTGGTGCCGCGGAGGCCTACCGTCACGGCCGCAGCCTGGTCATCGGTGCCGCCCT
Protein-coding regions in this window:
- a CDS encoding pirin family protein; this translates as MPAVTVADLLTLPRVPEPSGAAVTRPLRSLTTAPRGFEGEGFPVRRAFHGVSLTDLDPFVHLDQMGEVEYAPGEPKGTSWHPHRGFETVTYMLDGALEHGDSHGGGGLITDGATQWMTAGSGILHIEAPPEEVVARGGLFHGFQLWVNLPRARKWEAPRYQDLDAGRVTLLTSPDGGALLRLIAGDLAGHAGPGSTYTPMAMVHATLEPGARLRLPWRPDFNALVYDLAGRGTVGAERRPIELGQLAVFGPGDVVEVAAAPSQESRAPKLDLLILGGQPIGEPVFHYGPFVMNTRAEVQQALLDFQQGRFGRSPAAHT